A window from Synechococcus sp. RSCCF101 encodes these proteins:
- a CDS encoding helix-turn-helix transcriptional regulator has product MAGLAPNPRLLEELSQFFRLLSEPARLALLCALREEALDVSSLIERTGFSQSHLSRQLGQLQKAGLVSVQRDGNRFLYRADDPLIEDLCNLVQGRLRDRLQSQLDQMAG; this is encoded by the coding sequence ATGGCCGGTCTCGCACCCAATCCCAGATTGCTGGAGGAATTGAGTCAGTTCTTCCGGCTGCTCAGTGAACCGGCGCGGCTGGCATTGCTCTGCGCGCTGCGGGAGGAAGCGCTCGATGTGTCGAGCCTGATCGAGCGCACAGGCTTCAGTCAGTCGCACCTGAGCCGGCAGCTGGGCCAGCTGCAGAAGGCCGGTCTGGTGAGCGTGCAGCGCGATGGCAACCGCTTCCTCTACCGGGCCGACGATCCCCTGATCGAGGATCTCTGCAACCTCGTGCAGGGGCGGCTGCGGGATCGGCTGCAGTCCCAGCTCGACCAGATGGCCGGCTGA
- a CDS encoding GMC oxidoreductase, translating into MILDDTHYDVLIVGSGAGGGTLAGTLAAAGRRVLLLERGGALPLADQNVADADLFRKDRYHPDERWFGPDGDPFPPQTTYALGGNSKIWGAVLQRMREDDFRSHPLQEAPSQPWPWDYGELAPYYERAEQLYRVHGRSGDDPTEPTRASAYPQEPRALEPFLEQLGQALQRHGCRPYRLPLSWSDDPEDPTGDAELYGIKAARAAGSARVCSDARVLRLHVNPSGREVRGVEAMVKGEIWLFRADLVVLAAGAINTPAILLRSASSLHPRGLGNGSDQVGRNLMQLQLTSILQLARDPNSGRFARSFGINDFYWGDRNVSYPLGHVQSAGGVLQDALFAESPPVLSLVSRLMPDVGLERLASRSVAWWAMSEVHPDPHNKVWVRGDQIHINYLANNREAHDRLVYRWIDTLKAVEKDPETRVVRSAPVHPRGEAPISVVGYACGTCRMGSDPTSSVVDGNGRSHELDNLYVADASVFPSCPAVGPALTVIANSLRLADHLLRDRLEGPSVPGVATV; encoded by the coding sequence ATGATTCTCGACGACACCCACTACGACGTGCTCATCGTGGGCAGCGGCGCCGGAGGCGGCACCCTGGCCGGCACCCTGGCGGCGGCCGGCCGCCGGGTGCTGCTGCTGGAGCGGGGCGGCGCTCTGCCCCTGGCCGATCAGAACGTGGCGGATGCCGACCTGTTTCGCAAGGACCGCTACCACCCCGACGAGCGCTGGTTCGGACCCGACGGCGACCCCTTCCCGCCCCAGACGACCTACGCCCTGGGTGGCAACAGCAAGATCTGGGGGGCCGTGCTGCAGCGCATGCGCGAGGACGACTTCCGCTCCCACCCCCTGCAGGAGGCTCCCTCCCAGCCCTGGCCCTGGGACTACGGCGAGCTGGCCCCGTACTACGAGCGCGCCGAGCAGCTGTACCGGGTCCATGGCCGCTCCGGTGATGACCCCACCGAGCCGACGCGCGCCTCGGCCTATCCGCAGGAGCCACGCGCTCTGGAGCCGTTCCTGGAGCAGCTCGGCCAGGCGCTGCAGCGCCACGGTTGCCGCCCCTATCGGCTGCCCCTGAGCTGGAGCGACGACCCGGAGGATCCCACCGGTGATGCGGAGCTCTACGGCATCAAGGCGGCCCGGGCCGCCGGCTCGGCCAGGGTGTGCAGCGATGCCCGCGTGCTGCGCCTGCACGTGAACCCCAGCGGCCGCGAGGTGCGGGGCGTGGAAGCGATGGTGAAGGGAGAGATCTGGCTGTTCCGGGCGGATCTGGTGGTGCTGGCCGCCGGAGCGATCAACACCCCGGCGATCCTGCTGCGCTCGGCCTCATCGCTGCATCCGCGCGGCCTGGGCAATGGCTCCGATCAGGTGGGCCGCAATCTGATGCAGCTCCAGCTCACCTCCATCCTGCAGCTGGCCCGCGATCCCAACAGCGGCCGCTTCGCCCGCAGCTTCGGCATCAACGACTTCTACTGGGGCGATCGCAACGTGTCCTATCCCCTGGGCCACGTGCAGAGCGCCGGCGGGGTTCTGCAGGACGCTCTGTTCGCCGAATCCCCGCCGGTGCTCTCGCTGGTGAGCCGGCTCATGCCGGATGTGGGCCTGGAGCGGCTCGCCTCCCGTTCGGTGGCCTGGTGGGCCATGAGTGAGGTGCACCCCGATCCCCACAACAAGGTCTGGGTGCGGGGGGATCAGATCCACATCAACTACCTGGCCAACAACCGGGAGGCTCACGACCGGTTGGTCTACCGCTGGATCGATACCCTCAAGGCGGTGGAGAAGGACCCCGAGACCCGCGTGGTGCGCTCGGCACCGGTGCACCCCCGCGGCGAGGCCCCGATCAGCGTGGTGGGCTACGCCTGCGGCACCTGCCGCATGGGCAGCGATCCCACCAGTTCGGTGGTCGATGGCAACGGCCGCAGCCACGAGCTCGACAACCTCTACGTCGCCGATGCCAGCGTCTTCCCCAGCTGCCCGGCCGTGGGACCGGCGCTCACCGTCATCGCCAACAGCCTCAGGCTGGCGGATCACCTGCTCAGGGATCGCCTCGAAGGTCCGTCCGTGCCGGGCGTGGCGACGGTCTGA
- a CDS encoding helix-turn-helix transcriptional regulator: METLAEYFKTFSEPNRLAVLDSLRDGPRNVTAVVESTGLSQALVSKHLKILTVAGVVSRRPEGSLVFYEVINRQVFDLLARAEELLTTARRQQLDALAASL, from the coding sequence ATGGAGACCCTCGCGGAGTACTTCAAGACCTTCTCCGAGCCCAACCGCCTGGCAGTGCTCGATTCCCTGCGCGATGGGCCCCGCAACGTCACCGCGGTGGTGGAGAGCACTGGGCTCAGTCAGGCCCTGGTCTCCAAGCACCTCAAGATCCTCACCGTGGCCGGCGTCGTGTCGCGCCGGCCCGAGGGAAGCCTGGTGTTCTACGAGGTGATCAACCGCCAGGTGTTCGATCTGCTGGCCAGGGCCGAGGAGCTGCTCACCACCGCCCGCCGTCAGCAGCTCGATGCCCTGGCGGCCAGCCTCTGA
- a CDS encoding EAL domain-containing protein, producing MAQQLSQHPATAAHRDAESDLTGARREAPRDRLEMSTEHLERPDAIQAGVYVLVLERDGRLLAWSANCNELAAGQASAGAWALADLLDRPSRRRVEEALMLEDANLGFHCQASSGISLWVSGFATDRGLGLLLEPTGTGDVVEGAGERGGEERLPQRSTDNERLLFKVMERIKVLQNSIHPLDQAIDAFATGVVDILHTIAGYSRTMIYRFDDDWNGTVIAEARQPQVSTSYLGLSFPSTDIGPKARAVFQRIGVRPVNDIEAPGVELIYREREGSAHSLSLADCYFRDVAQCHRQYFRNMGVRSSLIIALVANGRMWGLIACHNEGEPRQIGPIKRAVLNGVADIISIALSRVIDRHESATVQKLQSTLNSLLSDKVEGIGSINTFGQALNAIMGLCRELLCCTGLAWVDGDEVTVRANAPSEAGVLTIAAFVRSWCAEHGRENLSTGALTAYGLELDAEDATRAAGVVSSGGRGSNPMLLLFKAAARFDVTWAGDPDQRVKAPDGCTWLHPRLSFEQYVSEHRNQSLPWDAMSGILSRTAYTSLSQLHWLKRSEADSRAIEKARVEALLAKEEMAHAAMHDALTGLGNRRLLDSRINKLQLLGRRYCARVGVLLLDLDRFKAVNDTKGHDVGDLLLKRVAAILNDSVRGHDLVCRLGGDEFVVLVGGFKEEERLHPVLERLSDRIIANISEPQHIDEHICHVGTSIGVSVKEIEAVNLVDMLREADIALYESKHQGGSCCTFHTSQLDSTITQAVQLVDELRRSMAEEQLEMHYQPQFDVASGRIVGAECLMRWRHPSHGLLRPDSFLAIAQKNGLMRELDIMGIRSVERQYLRWCESGLSIERLSVNISAELIGHPSLLALLAELRIPREVLRLELLETIYLDGLNDTIKSTLTALREMGILVELDDFGTGRSSILSLVATRPAALKIDKDLVIPALSSDEARQLLQLVVLMGQSSNVEVTLEGVENEGHIALARELGCDTMQGYALSHPLKAGAFEALLKEQQSRSEG from the coding sequence ATGGCCCAGCAGCTCAGCCAGCATCCCGCCACCGCCGCACACCGTGATGCCGAGTCCGACCTGACCGGGGCGCGGCGGGAGGCCCCGCGGGACCGGCTGGAGATGAGCACCGAGCATCTCGAGCGACCCGATGCCATCCAGGCGGGCGTGTACGTGCTGGTGCTGGAGCGTGACGGCCGCCTGCTCGCCTGGTCGGCCAACTGCAACGAGCTGGCGGCGGGCCAGGCGTCCGCCGGCGCCTGGGCTCTGGCGGATCTGCTCGATCGACCCTCCCGCCGCCGCGTGGAGGAGGCCCTGATGCTGGAGGACGCCAATCTCGGCTTTCACTGCCAGGCCAGCAGCGGCATCAGCCTCTGGGTGAGCGGCTTCGCCACCGATCGCGGCCTCGGGCTGCTGCTTGAGCCCACCGGAACCGGCGACGTGGTGGAGGGCGCCGGGGAACGGGGCGGCGAGGAGCGCCTGCCGCAGCGCAGCACCGACAACGAGCGCCTGCTGTTCAAGGTGATGGAGCGGATCAAGGTGCTCCAGAACTCGATCCATCCGCTCGATCAAGCGATCGATGCCTTCGCCACCGGCGTGGTCGACATCCTCCACACCATCGCCGGCTACAGCCGCACGATGATCTACCGCTTCGATGACGACTGGAACGGCACGGTCATCGCCGAGGCCCGGCAGCCGCAGGTCAGCACCTCCTATCTCGGCCTCAGCTTTCCCTCCACCGACATCGGCCCGAAGGCGCGGGCGGTGTTTCAGCGCATCGGCGTGCGGCCGGTGAATGACATCGAGGCTCCCGGCGTGGAGCTGATCTACCGCGAGCGCGAGGGCAGTGCCCATTCCCTCAGCCTGGCGGACTGCTATTTCCGCGATGTGGCCCAGTGCCACCGCCAGTACTTCCGCAACATGGGAGTGCGCTCCTCGCTGATCATCGCCCTCGTGGCCAACGGCCGCATGTGGGGCCTGATCGCCTGCCACAACGAGGGTGAACCCCGCCAGATCGGCCCGATCAAGCGGGCCGTGCTCAACGGCGTGGCCGACATCATCTCGATCGCTCTGAGCCGGGTGATCGATCGCCACGAAAGTGCCACCGTCCAGAAGCTGCAGAGCACCCTCAACAGCCTCCTCAGCGACAAGGTGGAGGGCATCGGTTCCATCAACACCTTCGGCCAGGCGCTCAACGCGATCATGGGCCTCTGCCGCGAGCTGCTCTGCTGCACCGGTCTGGCCTGGGTGGATGGCGATGAGGTCACCGTGCGCGCCAACGCCCCCAGCGAGGCGGGCGTGCTCACAATCGCCGCCTTCGTGCGCAGCTGGTGCGCGGAGCACGGCCGTGAGAACCTCAGCACCGGCGCCCTCACCGCCTACGGCCTCGAGCTCGATGCCGAGGACGCCACCCGGGCCGCCGGGGTGGTGAGCAGCGGTGGCAGGGGCAGCAACCCGATGCTGCTGCTGTTCAAGGCGGCGGCCCGGTTCGATGTCACCTGGGCCGGGGATCCCGATCAGCGGGTCAAGGCTCCTGACGGCTGCACCTGGCTGCATCCCCGGCTGTCGTTCGAGCAGTACGTCTCGGAGCACCGCAATCAGTCGCTGCCCTGGGATGCCATGAGCGGGATCCTCAGCCGCACCGCCTACACCTCCCTCAGTCAGCTGCACTGGCTCAAGCGCAGCGAGGCGGATTCACGGGCGATCGAGAAGGCGCGGGTGGAAGCGTTGCTGGCCAAGGAGGAGATGGCCCATGCCGCCATGCACGACGCCCTGACCGGGCTGGGCAACCGCCGCCTGCTCGACAGCCGCATCAACAAGCTGCAACTGCTCGGCCGCCGCTACTGCGCCCGGGTGGGGGTGCTGCTGCTCGATCTGGATCGGTTCAAGGCCGTGAACGACACCAAGGGCCACGATGTGGGCGATCTGCTGCTCAAGCGGGTGGCGGCGATTCTCAACGATTCGGTGCGCGGCCACGATCTGGTCTGCCGGCTGGGCGGCGATGAATTCGTCGTGCTGGTGGGTGGCTTCAAGGAGGAGGAGCGGCTGCATCCGGTGCTGGAGAGACTCTCCGATCGCATCATCGCCAACATCTCTGAACCCCAGCACATTGATGAGCACATTTGCCATGTGGGCACGAGCATCGGCGTCTCGGTGAAGGAGATCGAAGCGGTGAATCTGGTCGACATGCTGCGTGAGGCCGACATCGCCCTCTACGAGAGCAAGCACCAGGGGGGCAGCTGCTGCACCTTCCACACCAGCCAGCTCGATTCCACCATCACCCAGGCGGTGCAACTGGTCGACGAGCTGCGCCGGAGCATGGCCGAAGAGCAGCTGGAGATGCACTACCAGCCCCAGTTCGATGTGGCCAGCGGCCGCATCGTGGGCGCCGAATGCCTGATGCGCTGGCGGCACCCGAGCCATGGTCTGCTGCGCCCCGATTCCTTCCTGGCGATCGCCCAGAAGAACGGCCTGATGCGGGAGCTCGACATCATGGGCATCCGGTCGGTGGAGCGGCAGTACCTGCGCTGGTGCGAATCAGGCCTCAGCATCGAGCGTCTCAGCGTGAACATCTCAGCCGAACTGATCGGTCATCCCTCCCTGCTGGCCCTGCTGGCCGAGCTGCGCATTCCGCGCGAGGTGCTGCGGCTGGAGCTGCTGGAAACCATCTATCTCGATGGCCTCAACGACACGATCAAATCGACCCTCACGGCCCTGCGTGAGATGGGCATCCTGGTGGAGCTCGATGACTTCGGCACCGGCCGCTCCTCGATCCTCAGCCTGGTGGCCACCCGGCCCGCCGCCCTCAAGATCGACAAGGATCTGGTGATCCCGGCGCTCTCCTCCGATGAAGCGCGGCAGCTGCTGCAGCTGGTGGTGCTGATGGGTCAGAGCAGCAACGTGGAGGTGACCCTGGAGGGTGTGGAGAACGAGGGCCACATCGCCCTCGCCCGGGAGCTCGGCTGCGACACCATGCAGGGCTACGCCCTCAGCCATCCGCTCAAGGCCGGGGCCTTCGAGGCCCTGCTGAAGGAGCAGCAGTCCCGGTCTGAAGGCTGA
- a CDS encoding pentapeptide repeat-containing protein translates to MTAPAHESSDLPRSIEDLRRAVAAGSRHFEGLSLQAPDAGDLNLAACVFSGGCFKEGRFGHACLQGADVEGVCFQQALFWGSDLSELKGRGSQWHDADLSGSRMQGADLQGAILHRCCLRGVVAPGSHWQGARLVEADFRSGLDQLTDLGMASFRGADLSFARLDGARLPRTDFREACLYGASLRRADLSGADLSGCDLRDTCLEGARLEGARFDGARLPPAIPT, encoded by the coding sequence TTGACCGCTCCCGCCCACGAGTCCTCAGACCTGCCGCGCTCGATCGAGGATCTGCGCCGGGCCGTCGCCGCGGGGTCCCGGCATTTCGAGGGCCTGTCGCTGCAGGCGCCGGACGCGGGCGATCTCAACCTGGCGGCCTGCGTGTTCAGCGGCGGCTGCTTCAAGGAGGGTCGCTTCGGTCACGCCTGCCTGCAGGGTGCCGATGTGGAGGGGGTGTGCTTTCAGCAGGCCCTGTTCTGGGGCAGCGATCTCTCCGAGCTCAAGGGGCGGGGGTCCCAGTGGCACGACGCCGATCTCTCCGGATCGCGCATGCAGGGAGCGGATCTGCAGGGGGCGATCCTGCACCGCTGCTGCCTCCGCGGGGTGGTGGCGCCCGGCAGCCACTGGCAGGGGGCACGTCTGGTGGAGGCCGATTTCCGCTCCGGCCTCGACCAGCTCACCGACCTGGGCATGGCCAGCTTCCGCGGCGCGGACCTGAGCTTCGCCCGCCTCGATGGTGCCCGGCTGCCCCGGACTGACTTCCGGGAGGCCTGCCTCTACGGCGCCAGCCTGCGGCGTGCGGATCTCAGCGGCGCCGACCTGAGCGGCTGTGACCTGCGCGACACCTGCCTGGAGGGGGCCCGGCTCGAGGGCGCCCGCTTCGACGGGGCCCGCCTGCCGCCGGCCATCCCGACCTGA
- a CDS encoding PAS domain-containing protein, with product MSLLAPERPEPEASGEEGVVRPDPAGVTHPQLPSERAGARGSPAEAFEQAREAQLYLDQAARLASIGFWRWDVVTNAVTWSDQVYRNYGFEIGSPVTYERIVARLHPDDVERHHALTSQWLMGGPFDPFDYRIVLDDGSVRTIRAHGALFSDAEGRPLTLYGATQDITRERALEDAQIAALSRTYEVYRATVWAAEHIINTLLNQLLVVEREMVRHPDFNPEARRAFLEARQQACHLLDQLSHVPQVVPELIERAVQPVAPETEPEPEAGFEPLPEKEPRQKPATIRL from the coding sequence ATGTCCCTCCTGGCTCCAGAGCGCCCTGAACCGGAGGCCTCCGGCGAGGAGGGCGTTGTGCGGCCTGATCCGGCGGGTGTAACCCACCCCCAGCTGCCGAGTGAGCGAGCCGGAGCCCGGGGCAGCCCGGCTGAGGCCTTCGAACAGGCCAGGGAGGCCCAGCTGTACCTCGATCAGGCGGCGCGCCTGGCGTCCATCGGGTTCTGGCGCTGGGATGTGGTCACCAATGCGGTCACCTGGAGCGATCAGGTGTACCGGAACTACGGCTTCGAGATCGGCTCGCCCGTCACCTACGAGCGGATCGTGGCGCGCCTGCATCCGGATGATGTGGAGCGTCACCACGCCCTCACCTCCCAGTGGCTGATGGGCGGTCCGTTCGACCCGTTCGACTACCGCATCGTTCTGGACGACGGCAGCGTGCGCACCATCCGCGCCCATGGCGCGCTGTTCAGCGATGCGGAGGGACGCCCCCTCACCCTCTACGGCGCAACGCAGGACATCACAAGAGAGAGGGCTCTGGAGGATGCCCAGATCGCGGCCCTCTCGCGCACCTACGAGGTGTACCGGGCCACGGTGTGGGCGGCCGAGCACATCATCAACACCCTTCTGAACCAGCTGCTGGTGGTGGAGCGGGAGATGGTGCGCCATCCGGACTTCAATCCCGAAGCCCGGCGAGCCTTCCTGGAGGCCCGGCAGCAAGCCTGCCACTTGCTCGATCAGCTGAGCCACGTGCCCCAGGTCGTACCGGAGCTGATCGAGCGGGCGGTTCAGCCGGTCGCGCCCGAAACCGAGCCTGAGCCAGAGGCCGGGTTTGAGCCTCTGCCGGAGAAGGAGCCCAGGCAGAAGCCGGCAACCATTCGCCTCTAG
- a CDS encoding 4Fe-4S binding protein — MSERTQPVGRARRGVVGGSRFAVRLRAEIRQAAADPGQRPVLISGEPGLEKDNLAALIHFGSSRRQACMVSAQGALLRPGGEDLRQALAACPGGSLLICGVDRASEPVRAELRELLEQGSGHANGSSCASVSGPRLLLTAERTLPEFDGCVQLIRVPPLRVRRRDLGDWVRYGLRQQARLQGWPQAPDVAPAVLRLLQGHDFPGNLRELELMLSRALRQAEDQGLPRTSAAATRPCLPEEVFWLPQRRDGLRFDLWRWRPALRGVMRDPRLWRGLLFGLVSWVFVLVNLWLWFGPQDRAHNGALNLFWAWWWPLILLGYPLVGRLWCSFCPFMVWGEISQWLVRRLGWRPAAWPRGNQDAWAAPALATGFAAILLWEHQAALPEVARLSSLLLLLITAGAVLCSLLLEKRWWCRHLCPIGGMNGLFARLSILELRAQAGTCSGTCSSYACFKGGPADGEGLATAGCPLGTHPAHLRDNRNCVLCLTCAQACPHRSVQLRLRPPAADLQPAMEAPPGDSMLLLVLAGSVPLAHASGAGVLLSLGLPLLLGAWIGGVGLPARWAAPGSVRLALFALLPLVWGLMLADHLPMGMAEAGRLLPVSLSPWLPEGALARLPAWQAEPAVIAFCQSGVVLAAALASLLMLRRMLPGRRPLQLAGAGLVLLAALWGRWLVALP, encoded by the coding sequence ATGAGTGAGCGGACCCAGCCGGTCGGCCGCGCCCGGCGCGGCGTGGTGGGCGGCAGCCGCTTCGCCGTGCGGCTGCGGGCCGAGATCCGCCAGGCCGCCGCCGATCCCGGTCAGCGCCCGGTCCTGATCAGCGGCGAACCGGGTCTGGAGAAGGACAACCTCGCTGCTCTGATCCACTTCGGCTCGTCGCGCCGCCAGGCCTGCATGGTGAGTGCGCAGGGTGCCCTTCTGCGGCCCGGTGGTGAGGACCTGCGGCAGGCGCTGGCGGCCTGCCCGGGCGGCAGCCTGCTGATCTGCGGGGTGGACCGGGCCTCCGAACCCGTGCGCGCCGAGCTGCGGGAGCTGTTGGAGCAGGGCAGTGGCCATGCCAACGGCAGCAGCTGCGCAAGTGTCAGCGGCCCACGCCTGCTGCTCACTGCCGAGCGGACGCTGCCGGAGTTCGATGGCTGCGTTCAGCTGATCCGGGTGCCGCCCCTGCGGGTGCGGCGGCGCGACCTGGGCGACTGGGTCCGCTACGGCCTGCGGCAGCAGGCCCGTCTGCAGGGGTGGCCCCAGGCTCCGGATGTGGCGCCAGCCGTGCTGCGGCTGCTGCAGGGCCACGATTTCCCCGGCAACCTGCGCGAGCTGGAGCTGATGCTCAGCCGGGCCCTGCGCCAGGCGGAGGACCAGGGTCTGCCCCGCACGTCCGCGGCGGCGACGCGGCCCTGCCTGCCGGAGGAGGTGTTCTGGCTGCCGCAGCGACGGGACGGGCTCCGCTTCGATCTCTGGCGCTGGCGGCCGGCCCTGCGGGGGGTGATGCGGGATCCGCGCCTCTGGCGCGGCCTGCTCTTCGGGCTGGTGAGCTGGGTGTTCGTGCTGGTGAACCTCTGGCTCTGGTTCGGTCCGCAGGACCGGGCCCACAACGGTGCCCTCAATCTGTTCTGGGCCTGGTGGTGGCCGCTGATCCTGCTCGGCTATCCCCTGGTGGGCCGGCTGTGGTGCTCCTTCTGCCCGTTCATGGTCTGGGGTGAGATCAGCCAGTGGCTGGTGCGGCGCCTCGGCTGGCGGCCGGCCGCCTGGCCGCGGGGCAACCAGGACGCCTGGGCGGCTCCGGCCCTGGCCACGGGCTTTGCCGCCATCCTGCTGTGGGAACACCAGGCCGCCCTGCCCGAGGTGGCGCGCCTGAGCAGCCTGCTGCTGCTGCTGATCACCGCCGGCGCCGTGCTCTGTTCGCTGCTGCTGGAGAAGCGCTGGTGGTGCCGCCACCTCTGCCCGATCGGCGGGATGAACGGTCTCTTCGCCCGGCTCTCGATCCTGGAGCTGCGGGCCCAGGCCGGCACCTGCAGCGGCACCTGCAGCAGCTACGCCTGCTTCAAGGGCGGACCGGCCGATGGTGAGGGCCTGGCCACCGCCGGCTGCCCGCTCGGCACCCATCCGGCCCACCTGCGCGACAACCGCAACTGCGTGCTCTGCCTCACCTGCGCCCAGGCCTGCCCGCACCGCTCCGTGCAGCTGCGCCTGCGCCCGCCGGCGGCCGATCTGCAGCCGGCGATGGAGGCTCCGCCCGGCGACAGCATGCTCTTGCTGGTGCTGGCCGGCAGCGTGCCCCTGGCCCACGCCTCCGGCGCGGGGGTTCTCCTGTCGCTCGGGCTGCCGCTGCTGCTGGGCGCCTGGATCGGCGGGGTGGGGCTGCCGGCCCGCTGGGCGGCTCCGGGATCGGTGCGGCTCGCCCTGTTCGCCCTGCTGCCGCTGGTGTGGGGTCTGATGCTGGCCGACCATCTGCCGATGGGCATGGCGGAGGCGGGCCGGCTGCTGCCGGTGAGCCTCTCGCCCTGGCTGCCGGAGGGGGCGCTGGCGCGGCTGCCGGCCTGGCAGGCGGAACCGGCTGTGATCGCCTTCTGTCAGAGCGGCGTTGTGCTGGCGGCGGCGCTCGCCTCGCTGCTGATGCTGCGGCGGATGCTCCCCGGACGGCGGCCGCTCCAGCTGGCGGGGGCAGGCCTGGTTCTGCTGGCGGCGCTGTGGGGCCGCTGGCTTGTGGCGCTGCCCTGA
- the gorA gene encoding glutathione-disulfide reductase, with the protein MSSCYDLVVIGAGSGGLAAAKRAASHGARVAIVEGDRVGGTCVIRGCVPKKLLVYGSLVHEQMRDAGSYGWPVQEVACDQARLLSSVRAEVDRLNARHIELLATAGVELIRGWARFSGPNTVQVTPCHGDDSGRELVLEGRRLLIAAGGRPHRPAIPGADLAWMSDDMFLQQRFPEKVVVVGAGFIACEFAGILTGLGVRVTQLVRGDHLLRGFDREASAMVLEGMRDHGVDVRLTHSPAAIEGSPGALTVLSQSGERLDCGGVLLATGRRPALAGLNLEAAGVAVEGHRIPVDADQTTNVPHIHAVGDVTDRVNLTPVAIDEGRAFADTVFGNRPRRVNHDLVASAVFSQPELAGVGLSEEQAVQRHGEAGVKVARARFRSMARALPKTGSRCLLKLVLRADDERVLGCHMVGEHAAEIIQMAAIAVGMGATKADFDRTMALHPTVSEEFVTMG; encoded by the coding sequence ATGAGCAGCTGTTACGACCTGGTGGTGATCGGCGCCGGCTCCGGTGGCCTGGCCGCCGCCAAACGGGCGGCCTCCCACGGCGCCCGCGTCGCGATCGTGGAGGGCGATCGGGTGGGCGGCACCTGCGTGATCCGGGGCTGCGTACCCAAGAAGCTGCTGGTCTACGGATCGCTGGTGCACGAGCAGATGCGCGATGCCGGCAGCTACGGCTGGCCGGTGCAGGAGGTCGCCTGCGACCAGGCCCGCTTGCTGAGCAGCGTGCGGGCGGAGGTGGACCGCCTCAACGCCCGTCACATCGAACTGCTGGCGACCGCCGGCGTGGAGCTGATCCGGGGCTGGGCCCGCTTCAGCGGCCCGAACACGGTGCAGGTCACACCCTGCCACGGTGACGACAGCGGCCGGGAGCTGGTGCTGGAGGGCCGCCGCCTGCTGATCGCCGCGGGCGGCAGGCCGCACCGACCCGCCATCCCCGGGGCCGACCTGGCCTGGATGAGCGACGACATGTTCCTGCAGCAGCGCTTCCCCGAGAAGGTGGTGGTCGTGGGAGCGGGTTTCATCGCCTGCGAGTTCGCCGGCATCCTCACCGGGCTGGGGGTGCGTGTGACCCAGCTCGTGCGCGGCGACCACCTGCTGCGGGGATTCGACCGGGAGGCCTCGGCCATGGTGCTCGAGGGCATGCGGGACCATGGTGTGGACGTGCGCCTCACCCACAGCCCGGCGGCGATCGAGGGCAGCCCCGGCGCCCTGACGGTGCTCAGCCAGAGCGGCGAGCGGCTCGACTGCGGCGGCGTGCTGCTGGCCACGGGCAGGAGGCCGGCGCTGGCGGGGCTCAATCTGGAAGCGGCGGGCGTGGCGGTGGAGGGACACCGCATCCCGGTGGATGCCGATCAGACCACCAACGTGCCCCACATTCATGCGGTGGGCGATGTGACCGACCGGGTCAACCTCACCCCCGTGGCGATCGATGAAGGCCGCGCCTTCGCCGACACGGTGTTCGGCAACCGGCCCCGACGCGTGAACCACGATCTGGTGGCCAGCGCCGTGTTCAGCCAGCCGGAGCTGGCCGGTGTGGGCCTCAGCGAGGAGCAGGCCGTGCAGCGCCACGGCGAGGCCGGTGTCAAGGTGGCCCGTGCCCGCTTCCGCTCCATGGCCAGGGCCCTGCCCAAGACCGGCAGCCGCTGCCTGCTGAAGCTGGTGCTGCGCGCCGACGATGAGCGGGTGCTGGGCTGCCACATGGTGGGCGAGCACGCCGCCGAGATCATTCAGATGGCGGCGATCGCCGTGGGCATGGGTGCGACCAAGGCCGATTTCGATCGCACGATGGCGCTGCATCCGACCGTGTCGGAGGAGTTCGTGACCATGGGTTGA